Proteins from one Oncorhynchus gorbuscha isolate QuinsamMale2020 ecotype Even-year linkage group LG18, OgorEven_v1.0, whole genome shotgun sequence genomic window:
- the si:ch73-303b9.1 gene encoding uncharacterized protein si:ch73-303b9.1, with product MDEELASADASMSFQCPSPSELDKGFLDQSLSASALSLMGQSTSVLPPNRIVVEYYGSKQSLLASLCQSPNPVSPSQAMNLNSKEATQTPGLTIPVESKSSTPAEQVLLQKPKLACPLDLSYIDLTTSQVAWEVSLIKPETNSPKPILESSTLETTWSPKFQSAPPSLAEISLIWSGSPPHGNDTEDNQRSWKEVTMGSSLSSSLSQTSGSASAAEDEWHRRTAIPTGFDKPKWGCDSAVLKS from the coding sequence ATGCGTCCATGAGTTTTCAGTGCCCATCTCCCTCAGAGCTCGACAAAGGCTTCTTGGACCAGAGTTTATCTGCGTCTGCTCTGTCACTGATGGGACAGTCCACATCGGTGCTGCCTCCAAATAGAATTGTTGTTGAGTACTATGGTTCAAAACAATCCCTCCTGGCCTCCCTGTGTCAGTCTCCCAACCCTGTGTCCCCCTCTCAAGCCATGAACCTGAACTCTAAGGAGGCTACACAAACACCAGGGCTCACTATACCTGTAGAGAGCAAGTCCTCTACTCCTGCTGAGCAGGTCCTCCTCCAGAAACCCAAACTAGCCTGCCCATTGGATCTGTCCTACATTGATCTGACTACCTCGCAGGTTGCCTGGGAGGTCTCCCTAATCAAACCTGAGACTAACAGTCCAAAACCGATCCTTGAGTCAAGCACGTTGGAGACTACTTGGAGTCCCAAGTTCCAGTCTGCACCACCATCCCTGGCTGAGATCTCCCTGATCTGGTCAGGCTCACCACCACATGGAAATGACACAGAGGACAACCAAAGGTCCTGGAAGGAGGTCACTATGGGTTCGAGTCTCAGTTCCAGCCTGAGCCAGACCTCAGGTTCAGCTTCAGCAGCTGAGGATGAATGGCATAGACGCACAGCCATCCCTACAGGTTTTGACAAGCCAAAGTGGGGATGTGACAGTGCTGTACTGAAAAGTTGA